CGCAGCCGGCGAGGAGCCCGTCGAGGCGCGTGGGGGTGGCCCGGTACACGATCTTGGCGAGGAGGTACCCGTCGACCTTGTGGGCGAGGCCCACGACGAGGAGCGCCCGACCGACCGCGACGACGACGAGCGCCGCGACGAGACCGCGCAAGAGCGCGCGAGGGCGGGCGCGCGCGGCGAGCACGAGCACGAGCGGCCAAACCAAATAGAACTGCTCTTCGACACCCAAAGACCAGAAGTGCGCCGACCACCCCTCGGGGCGGTCCGAGAAGGGGAGCGAGTAGTTCTGCAGGTAGATCCAATGCCAAATATCTGGCGACCGGTCCAGCGCCGAGCCGACGGAGAGCGCGATGTAATAAAGAGGTAAGATCCGGAGGGCACGGCGCGCGAGAAAAAGCCGATACGCGACCCATGTCCGCTCTCCTGCGAGGAACCCTCGTGTAACGAGGAGCCCCGACAGGACGAAGAAGAGGTCCACCCCGATCCACCCCGAGAGCGAGACCGCCCGGGCGGCGCGGGTGGACGAGAACGCCTCCGAGAGCCCGAACGAGAGGTGAAAGGTCACGACCATGGCGATGGCCATTCCCCTCATCCCGTCCAAGGCACGAATATGCCGATTCGGCACGAGCGGGGCCGCCGAGTCGAAGCCGGCTGTCGCTCCCGTCATCGGCGCCCCGCGGCTGGATCGACCGAATAGTCTCTATGATTTCGAGAAGCTAACGCCACTCCAGAGGTTTAGCTCAGACGTCCGACTCCACCCATCGACGAATTCGGACGTTGGTGTACGACTCCGGCCACCCTGCGGGGCTCGTCACCCGAGGGCGGCCCGAGTCAGCCATTTCGGCAATCGGGAGTCCTGTTTTCGATCGAGGCAGTCCGAGCTTCCCGGCGGGTCGCCGCGGCGGCTTCGCGGTAGAGAGCGAGCGCTTCGACGGCGAGCCGCACGACGAGGGGCCCGAAGAAGAGCCCCACCGGGCCGAGCGCGGAGACACCGCCGAGCATCGCGAGGAGGAGCACGAACGACGAGAGGGAGAGCCTGCCGAGGCGCACGAACACGGGCCGGAGGACGTTGTCGACGGAGCCGATGACGACGACGCCGATGGCGACGAGCACGAGCGCCGAGACGTTCCTGCCCGAGAGCGCGAGGCCGAGCGCGACGGGCCCCCACACGAGCGCCGTGCCGACCGACGGGATGACCGACACGAGGCACGTGAGGAGGCCGAGGACGAGCGCACGAGGGACGCCGAGCGCGAGGTACGCGACGGTGGCCACACCGCCCTGCGCGAGCCCCGTGAGCCCGACCCCGACGAAGAGGCCGCGCCCGGTCTCGTGGAAGGCTCGAACGAAGCGCACGGACACCGCCACCTCGAGCGGCGCGTGCGCCACGAGCCACCGGGTCTGCTCACGCCCATCGACCAAAAGCGTGTAGAGTGCATATAAAAAGACGAAGACGCCCAAGGCGGCGGCCCCGGCGGCGCCGACGATCCCCGAGGCCATTTTGAAGGCCTGAGCGCCGTGCTCTTGGACGAGCTCGAGGATCTTGCGAGGAGACTCGAGGGCGACGATGGGGCTCTCGTTCGAGCCATCCTCGGCGACGGCGACGAGCGCGGCCCGCGCCGACGGAGACTCTGCGATCTTACGCCCCAGGTCGACGACCCCCCGCCCCAGCGCCCACACCGCGAGCCCCATCGGCACGACGACCGCGAGCGTGAGCGCGGTCACGAGCCCCCCCGCCGCCCTCCTCCGCCCCCCCGTGAGCCGCCCCATCCGAGCCATCAAAGGCCGCAAGAGCCCCGCCCCCCACGCCGCCATCACCACGGGCGTCGAGATCGGCCACAAGACCAGAACGAGCCCGGCCCCAAGCGCCACCAACACCCACCGCAACCCATCTCGCCGCATCCCGAGACCCTACCCCCAAACCACAAGCGAAGCGGCAAGCCCCGCGGCGAGCCCGCGTAGCGGCAAGCCCGCGGCGAGCCCGCGTAGCGGCAAGCCCCGCGGCGAGCCCCGCGAAGCGGCGAGCCCGCGAAGCCGCAAGCCCCGCGGCGAGCCCGCGTAGCGGCGAGCCCCGCGAAGCGGCAAGCCCCCACGGGGCCCGAGGGTGAGAGCGGGCAGCGTGAGGCGAGACCGAGCGAGGCCTAGGAGGAGCGCGCGGAGCCTACTCCTGTAGGCGAGCACGTCCGACGACGGCCCCGCGAAGGTATCGCCTCACGATGCCCGCTCTCACGTCCAGTGGCCGGCTCGCAGCGCCGCCGCATCGATGACCTTCACCTTGGGGCTCATGGCCTCGCGGAAGTTCTCTTCGTCCTCGTCGTCCATGATGGCGTCGCCGAAGCCGGTCGCGATCTCCATGCCGGTGGCCAGGATCCGCAAAAACTGAGCGAAGCTCGAGGCAGCCAGCGTGGGCACCCACTTGTCTTGCCCGCTCATGGCCGTGTAGACGGGGCAGTCGCCCTCGGGATCGGGCTTGGAGACGTCGAGGAAGTACGGGTCGCCGAGCAGGGCGCTCTCGCCCACGATGACCCACGAGGCCTTCCAATCGCCTGCTTTTTCCGACGTTTGCGCCTGCTCGAGCTCCTCGGCGGGCAGAAGACGAATCTTCTCGACGGGGGTGGCCGTCTCGACGCGCACCGGGTTCGCCGCGAGGAGGAAAGCACGGTACCGGGGGGGCACCTTCAGCTTCTTCTTCAGATCGTCGACGAGCGGCGCAGGAGCCTTCCCGAACGCACACTCGAGCTTGCGACGCTTGAAGATGTCTTTGAGCGCGTCAACCGCCTCTGCCAGGTCACTGTCCACGTCCGCCTCGATTCGATTCCGGTCGCGTTCCCGCGGCACGAGTCGTTCGACCTTATCACTCTTCGCGCCCGAATTGGCTCGGTTTTTCCAACCGCGGCCGGCCCGCGGCGGGGACGACCATCAGCGGGCGGGGCGAGCCTCGCCGTTCTCCCAGCGGTAGAACCCCTCGCCCGTCTTCTTCCCGAGCTTGCCCGCGCGCACCATCTGCCGAAGGAGCGCGGGCGGGCGGAACTGTTCGCCGAGCTCGCGCTGGAGGTGCTCGAGGATGGCGAGGCGTACGTCGAGCCCCACGAGATCGGTGAGCTTCAGCGGGCCCATGGGGTGGCGGTAGCCGAGCTCCATCCCGCGATCGATGTCCGCCGCGCTCGCGACGCCCTGCTCGAGCATCCGCATCGCCTCGGCCCCCAAGATGACCCCGAGCCGGCTCGTCGCGAAGCCGGGCACGTCGTTCACGACGATGGGCGTCTTGCCGAGCTCTTTGGCGAACGCGACCGCGAAATCGACGGTTTTTTCCGACGTGCCGAGGCCGCGCACCACCTCGACGAGCTCCATCACGGGCACCGGATTGAAGAAGTGCACCCCCACGGTGCGCTCGGCGACACCGAGCTTGGTGCCGAGCTCCGTGATCGAGAGCGACGACGTGTTGCTCGCGACGACCGCGTATTTCTCGGCCACCGGGAGCACCGACGAGAGCAGGTCCACCTTGACCGCCATGTTCTCGAACACGGCCTCGACGACCACCTCGGCGCCTTCGCACGCGATCTTCGCCGTGGGCGCGACCGAGAGGTTCGAGAGGGTCGCGTGGCGCTGATCGCCCGTGATTTTCCCCTTTTGGACGAGCTTCTCGAGCGTCCCCGCGATCTCGCTCAAGGCCGCCTTGGCCCGCGCCTCGTCGACGTCGGCCAGGCGGGTCATGTGGCCCTTCGATGCGCACACCTGCGCGATGCCGCGGCCCATGGTTCCGGTCCCGAGCACGGCGACGGTCTTCGTGGTCATGTCTTCTTCTCCACCCTGTTCGAGACTTCGGCCGGACGCGCGCGCGTCAGTCGGCGAAAATGAGCCCGCGGCTCCCGTCGATCGAGAGCACGTGGTGCTTCTTCAGCGTGACCCCGCCGCGCACGGAGAGGGTCTCGTCGGCGTAGCTGACGACGAGCGAGCTGCACCCCGCGATGCACGGCTTTCCTAGGCTGCGCGCCACGATGGCCGCGTCGGACGTGAGCCCACCACGCGTGGTCACGATGCCCGCCGCCACACGAAGGGCCGGCATGTCCTCGGAGTCGGTCTCGATGCGGACGAAGATGACGCTCTCCCCCTCGGCCGCGAGGCGCACGACCTCGTCGGGAGAGAAGACCATCTTGCCCGTCGCCTGTCCGGGGCTCGCTCCCTGACCACGCGCGAGCGG
The DNA window shown above is from Myxococcales bacterium and carries:
- a CDS encoding acyltransferase; the encoded protein is MAIAMVVTFHLSFGLSEAFSSTRAARAVSLSGWIGVDLFFVLSGLLVTRGFLAGERTWVAYRLFLARRALRILPLYYIALSVGSALDRSPDIWHWIYLQNYSLPFSDRPEGWSAHFWSLGVEEQFYLVWPLVLVLAARARPRALLRGLVAALVVVAVGRALLVVGLAHKVDGYLLAKIVYRATPTRLDGLLAGCVVACLHHGSARDLLERWRKVRPAFAGMSFGVLAVLAVSIGMGNEDRRFAVLGYPCLAVFFGALASFVIDDGRTWFHSALELRPLRYVGTVSYGVYVVHWPLVACAIPHLRRIHATTTSAWAAVGVAGVTTVLVWAVSLMVAHVSFVAIERPILALKSRLPQGGAPSA
- a CDS encoding AI-2E family transporter translates to MLVALGAGLVLVLWPISTPVVMAAWGAGLLRPLMARMGRLTGGRRRAAGGLVTALTLAVVVPMGLAVWALGRGVVDLGRKIAESPSARAALVAVAEDGSNESPIVALESPRKILELVQEHGAQAFKMASGIVGAAGAAALGVFVFLYALYTLLVDGREQTRWLVAHAPLEVAVSVRFVRAFHETGRGLFVGVGLTGLAQGGVATVAYLALGVPRALVLGLLTCLVSVIPSVGTALVWGPVALGLALSGRNVSALVLVAIGVVVIGSVDNVLRPVFVRLGRLSLSSFVLLLAMLGGVSALGPVGLFFGPLVVRLAVEALALYREAAAATRREARTASIENRTPDCRNG
- a CDS encoding SMI1/KNR4 family protein — encoded protein: MFKRRKLECAFGKAPAPLVDDLKKKLKVPPRYRAFLLAANPVRVETATPVEKIRLLPAEELEQAQTSEKAGDWKASWVIVGESALLGDPYFLDVSKPDPEGDCPVYTAMSGQDKWVPTLAASSFAQFLRILATGMEIATGFGDAIMDDEDEENFREAMSPKVKVIDAAALRAGHWT
- a CDS encoding 3-hydroxyacyl-CoA dehydrogenase family protein; its protein translation is MTTKTVAVLGTGTMGRGIAQVCASKGHMTRLADVDEARAKAALSEIAGTLEKLVQKGKITGDQRHATLSNLSVAPTAKIACEGAEVVVEAVFENMAVKVDLLSSVLPVAEKYAVVASNTSSLSITELGTKLGVAERTVGVHFFNPVPVMELVEVVRGLGTSEKTVDFAVAFAKELGKTPIVVNDVPGFATSRLGVILGAEAMRMLEQGVASAADIDRGMELGYRHPMGPLKLTDLVGLDVRLAILEHLQRELGEQFRPPALLRQMVRAGKLGKKTGEGFYRWENGEARPAR